From Streptomyces chrestomyceticus JCM 4735, one genomic window encodes:
- a CDS encoding YceI family protein, with amino-acid sequence MTSTGAAAGAANGAGVRAQVRTRDGWAVQHAVLTVTDMTGTQVLRAAADENGAVRDAQPLAPGPYTVIVTAVGYAPVASSAIVTASGRMDVGNVTLARQGGAELPPPGAWTIDPMHSTVAATAQHLGITSVHGRFLDFAGRIEIAEDLDKSSVQAVIKTASIDTGNGMRDGHLRTGDFLDVEQYPEMTYVSTGLEPAGPDRWTVHGDLSLRGVVRPVDLDLSYLGTGPDPWGGVRAAFNATAELRREDFKMNYNQVVAAGIAAIGTTLRVELDIQAVQGETLPTV; translated from the coding sequence ATGACTTCGACGGGCGCGGCAGCGGGAGCGGCCAACGGCGCGGGCGTACGCGCACAGGTCCGTACACGGGACGGCTGGGCGGTGCAGCACGCGGTGCTGACCGTCACCGACATGACCGGCACCCAGGTGCTGCGCGCGGCGGCCGACGAGAACGGCGCCGTACGGGACGCGCAGCCGCTGGCCCCCGGCCCGTACACCGTGATCGTGACGGCCGTCGGCTACGCGCCGGTCGCCTCCAGCGCGATCGTCACGGCCAGTGGCCGGATGGACGTCGGCAACGTGACGCTGGCGCGGCAGGGCGGCGCCGAACTGCCGCCGCCCGGCGCCTGGACCATCGACCCGATGCACTCGACGGTCGCGGCGACCGCCCAGCACCTGGGCATCACCAGCGTGCACGGCCGGTTCCTGGACTTCGCGGGCCGCATCGAGATCGCCGAGGACCTGGACAAGTCGTCCGTCCAGGCGGTCATCAAGACGGCCTCGATCGACACCGGCAACGGGATGCGCGACGGGCACCTGCGGACCGGGGACTTCCTCGACGTCGAGCAGTACCCGGAGATGACCTACGTCAGCACCGGCCTGGAGCCGGCCGGCCCGGACCGCTGGACCGTGCACGGCGACCTGTCGCTGCGCGGCGTGGTCCGCCCGGTGGACCTCGACCTGAGCTACCTCGGCACCGGCCCCGACCCGTGGGGCGGCGTGCGGGCGGCCTTCAACGCCACCGCCGAGCTGCGCCGCGAGGACTTCAAGATGAACTACAACCAGGTCGTCGCCGCCGGTATCGCGGCGATCGGCACGACCCTCCGGGTCGAGCTGGACATCCAGGCCGTACAGGGCGAGACCCTGCCCACGGTCTGA
- a CDS encoding TetR/AcrR family transcriptional regulator, whose protein sequence is MAVTSSRAKKQPTSVWLTERPPVKRKADQPAGLDLDKIVAATVRLLDAEGLAKFSMRRLAAELGVTAMSVYWYVDTKDDLLELAMDAVAGELDLPDESGEQADWRDQLRHLAFEYRKLLLAHTWLPKLLGEYLNFGPRSMAFSNATLRVMARSGLSKESTSGALAAVYQFVYGFCSIQGQHRARCRAEGTTLDEYFHRVVEAVQGHPRFAETMELSGDGRYAREGMSAEQMLDDDFAFALELQIAGIEAMRERQRAAAERADGDGNGSGNGDSNGDGNGGGTD, encoded by the coding sequence ATGGCAGTGACTTCGAGCCGCGCCAAGAAGCAGCCGACGAGCGTGTGGCTGACCGAGCGCCCCCCGGTGAAACGGAAGGCGGACCAGCCGGCCGGACTGGACCTCGACAAGATCGTCGCGGCCACGGTCCGGCTGCTGGACGCCGAGGGACTGGCGAAGTTCTCCATGCGCCGTCTCGCCGCCGAACTGGGCGTCACGGCCATGTCCGTCTACTGGTACGTCGACACCAAGGACGACCTGCTGGAACTGGCCATGGACGCGGTGGCCGGCGAACTGGACCTGCCCGACGAGTCCGGCGAACAGGCCGACTGGCGCGACCAGCTCCGCCACCTCGCCTTCGAGTACCGCAAGCTGCTCCTCGCCCACACGTGGCTGCCGAAGCTCCTGGGGGAGTACCTCAACTTCGGGCCGCGCTCGATGGCGTTCTCCAACGCGACGCTGCGGGTGATGGCGCGCAGCGGCCTGTCGAAGGAGTCGACGTCGGGCGCGCTGGCGGCGGTCTACCAGTTCGTCTACGGCTTCTGCAGCATCCAGGGCCAGCACCGGGCCCGCTGCCGGGCCGAGGGCACCACCCTGGACGAGTATTTCCACCGGGTCGTGGAGGCGGTGCAGGGTCACCCGAGATTCGCGGAGACCATGGAACTGTCCGGTGACGGCCGGTACGCCCGCGAGGGCATGTCCGCCGAGCAGATGCTGGACGACGACTTCGCCTTCGCCCTGGAGCTCCAGATCGCGGGCATCGAGGCGATGCGGGAACGGCAGCGGGCGGCGGCGGAGCGCGCCGACGGCGACGGCAACGGCAGCGGCAACGGCGACAGCAACGGCGACGGCAACGGCGGCGGTACGGACTAG
- a CDS encoding ArnT family glycosyltransferase, protein MTTHHPRLTGPGETPDPHARETEPPGPRAQDAEPPEPPEPPEPSKPSEAREQPESAQETAPPPDSPRWARPAFIALLLASAALFLWDLGASGYANQFYSAAAQAGSASWKALFFGSSDAANSITVDKPPAALWPMALSVRLFGLSSWSILVPEALMGVATVGVLYAAVRRRFGVGAGLFAGALLALTPVAALMFRFNNPDALLCLLMVCAVYCVLRALEDARTKWLLLAGVCFGFAFLTKTLQAWLILPPLALVYAVCAPTRLRRRFGQLLLGGLAMVVSGGWWVAIVELWPAGSRPYIGGSQSNSFLELTFGYNGLGRINGNEAGSVGGGRLGGGGGGGGGGGSWGDTGFSRLFGSDMGGQIAWLLPAAFLLLVAGLVVLRRAGRTDAARAAFLVWGGALLITFATFSFMSGIFHQYYNIALAPYIAALVAMGATLLWRRRDRTAAALVLAGTVAVTAAWAYVLLARSPQWLPWLRWSVVAVGAVAALGLLLSVRLGRRLAVVAAGLGVAAGLGGPVAYAANTVGTPHTGSIVTAGPKVEGAGGRHGGMIIVGGPGPGGKGGKGGQGGPPPGGQGQGQGQRQSQGQGKTQPGTPGQAPGAPHRGLYNSLGGLLNGRQVSPKAKAALRENAADYTWAAAAIGSQNAASYQLATQLPVMPIGGFNGSDPSPTLEQFKEYVRQGKIHYFVGGGAGGGFFGANGAQKSASSDITSWVEKNFKKVTVGSTTLYDLTKPVS, encoded by the coding sequence ATGACCACGCACCACCCCCGCCTTACGGGACCGGGCGAGACGCCAGATCCCCATGCCCGGGAGACCGAGCCGCCCGGCCCCCGCGCTCAGGACGCCGAGCCACCCGAGCCACCCGAGCCACCCGAGCCGTCCAAGCCGTCCGAGGCGCGTGAGCAGCCCGAATCCGCCCAGGAGACCGCCCCGCCCCCCGACTCCCCCCGCTGGGCCCGCCCCGCCTTCATCGCGCTGCTCCTGGCGTCCGCCGCGCTCTTCCTCTGGGACCTCGGCGCCTCCGGGTACGCGAACCAGTTCTACTCGGCGGCCGCCCAGGCCGGTTCCGCGAGCTGGAAGGCGCTCTTCTTCGGGTCCTCCGACGCCGCCAACTCCATCACCGTCGACAAGCCCCCGGCCGCCCTGTGGCCGATGGCCCTGTCCGTACGGCTCTTCGGGCTCAGCTCGTGGTCCATCCTGGTGCCGGAGGCGCTGATGGGCGTCGCCACGGTCGGGGTGCTGTACGCGGCCGTACGGCGACGCTTCGGCGTGGGCGCCGGGCTGTTCGCGGGGGCGCTGCTCGCGCTGACGCCGGTCGCCGCGCTGATGTTCCGCTTCAACAATCCGGACGCGCTGCTGTGCCTGCTGATGGTCTGCGCCGTGTACTGCGTGCTGCGCGCGCTGGAGGACGCCCGTACGAAGTGGCTGCTGCTGGCGGGCGTGTGCTTCGGCTTCGCCTTTCTGACCAAGACGCTCCAGGCGTGGCTGATCCTGCCGCCGCTGGCGCTCGTGTACGCGGTGTGCGCGCCCACGCGGCTGCGCCGCCGCTTCGGCCAACTCCTCCTGGGTGGACTGGCGATGGTCGTGTCCGGCGGCTGGTGGGTCGCGATCGTCGAGCTGTGGCCGGCCGGCTCGCGCCCGTACATCGGAGGGTCGCAGAGCAACAGCTTCCTGGAGCTGACCTTCGGCTACAACGGGCTCGGCCGCATCAACGGCAACGAGGCGGGCAGCGTCGGCGGCGGTCGCCTGGGCGGCGGAGGCGGCGGCGGTGGCGGCGGGGGAAGCTGGGGCGACACCGGCTTCTCCCGGCTCTTCGGCTCCGACATGGGCGGCCAGATCGCCTGGCTGCTGCCTGCCGCCTTCCTGCTGCTGGTCGCGGGGCTGGTCGTACTGCGACGGGCCGGGCGGACCGACGCCGCGCGCGCGGCGTTCCTGGTGTGGGGCGGCGCGCTGCTGATCACGTTCGCGACGTTCAGCTTCATGTCGGGGATCTTCCACCAGTACTACAACATCGCGCTGGCCCCGTACATCGCGGCGCTGGTCGCGATGGGGGCGACGCTGCTGTGGCGGCGGCGCGACCGTACCGCCGCCGCGCTGGTACTGGCGGGCACGGTCGCGGTGACCGCGGCCTGGGCGTACGTCCTGCTGGCCCGCTCGCCGCAGTGGCTGCCGTGGCTGCGCTGGTCGGTGGTGGCGGTCGGCGCCGTGGCGGCGCTGGGTCTGCTGCTCTCCGTACGGCTGGGCCGGCGGCTGGCCGTGGTGGCCGCGGGGCTGGGGGTCGCCGCGGGACTGGGCGGGCCGGTGGCGTACGCGGCGAACACGGTCGGCACTCCGCACACCGGGTCGATCGTGACCGCGGGCCCGAAGGTCGAGGGCGCCGGGGGCCGGCACGGCGGGATGATCATCGTGGGTGGGCCCGGGCCTGGCGGCAAGGGGGGTAAGGGCGGCCAGGGGGGCCCGCCGCCCGGCGGACAAGGTCAAGGCCAGGGCCAGCGCCAGAGCCAGGGCCAAGGCAAGACCCAACCCGGCACCCCCGGCCAAGCCCCCGGCGCCCCCCACCGCGGCCTCTACAACTCCCTGGGCGGCCTCCTCAACGGCCGGCAGGTCAGCCCCAAGGCCAAGGCCGCCCTCCGCGAGAACGCCGCCGACTACACCTGGGCCGCCGCCGCCATCGGCTCCCAGAACGCCGCCAGTTACCAGCTCGCCACTCAGCTTCCGGTCATGCCCATCGGCGGCTTCAACGGCAGCGACCCCTCACCGACACTCGAACAGTTCAAGGAGTACGTACGCCAGGGCAAGATCCATTACTTCGTCGGCGGAGGCGCGGGCGGCGGTTTCTTCGGGGCGAACGGCGCCCAGAAGTCCGCGTCGTCCGACATCACGAGCTGGGTCGAGAAGAACTTCAAGAAGGTGACCGTCGGAAGTACGACGCTGTACGACCTGACGAAACCCGTCTCGTGA
- a CDS encoding chaplin, giving the protein MRVRTTISAGVLAVAAVLGSVGTAVADAGAGAKVANSPGILSGNAIQVPIDLGLNLCGNTIDVIGLLNPATGNKCKTD; this is encoded by the coding sequence ATGCGCGTTCGTACCACCATCAGCGCGGGTGTCCTGGCCGTCGCAGCCGTTCTCGGCAGCGTCGGTACCGCCGTCGCCGACGCAGGTGCGGGGGCCAAGGTCGCCAACTCGCCCGGCATCCTGTCGGGCAACGCCATCCAGGTTCCGATCGACCTCGGCCTGAACCTGTGCGGCAACACCATCGACGTCATCGGGCTGCTCAACCCCGCCACGGGCAACAAGTGCAAGACCGACTGA
- a CDS encoding glycosyltransferase — protein sequence MTTTQPAHTPLGSLPPREHLRLGQIDTVLDVVIPVYNEESDLEPCVRRLHDHLSRTFPYGFRITVADNASTDRTPEISASLDETIDEVTAVRLEEKGRGRALRTVWSLSDAPVLAYMDVDLSTDLNALLPLVAPLISGHSDLAIGSRLARSSRVVRGPKREFISRSYNLILRGSLAARFSDAQCGFKAVRGDVAERLLPMVEDSGWFFDTEMLVLAERAGLRIHEVPVDWVDDPDSTVHIVRTATEDLKGVLRVGRALATGALPLDRLARPFGDDPRDRELAGVPRGLARQVMGFCVVGALSTLLYLGLYSLFRLGVGPQPANAAALLLSAVGNTAANRRLTFGVRGRERAVRHQAQGLVVFGIGLALTSGSLAALDAAAGDPAHGTEMAVLVAANLAATLLRFLLFRAWVFTDREREQGRERQRERKGGDGRDGGDGREAVQVRHTAVPDRPAAVREHPAPVPGRLTPVRNHPTPAPDVQHPTAAPHHPGRSPR from the coding sequence ATGACGACGACACAGCCGGCCCACACCCCCCTGGGTTCCCTGCCGCCCCGTGAGCATCTGCGCCTCGGCCAGATCGACACGGTGCTCGATGTCGTGATCCCCGTCTACAACGAGGAGTCCGACCTGGAGCCGTGCGTCCGCCGGCTCCACGACCACCTCTCCCGCACCTTCCCCTACGGCTTCCGGATCACCGTCGCGGACAACGCGAGCACGGACCGTACGCCCGAGATCTCCGCGTCGCTGGACGAGACGATCGACGAGGTGACCGCCGTACGCCTGGAGGAGAAGGGCCGCGGCCGGGCGCTGCGCACCGTCTGGTCCCTGTCCGACGCCCCGGTGCTCGCCTACATGGACGTCGACCTGTCGACCGACCTGAACGCGCTGCTGCCGCTGGTCGCCCCGCTCATCTCGGGCCACTCCGACCTGGCGATCGGCTCGCGCCTGGCGCGGAGTTCGCGGGTGGTGCGCGGGCCCAAGCGGGAGTTCATCTCCCGCTCCTACAACCTCATCCTGCGCGGCTCGCTGGCCGCCCGCTTCTCCGACGCGCAGTGCGGGTTCAAGGCCGTACGGGGCGATGTCGCCGAGCGGCTGCTGCCCATGGTCGAGGACAGCGGATGGTTCTTCGACACGGAGATGCTGGTGCTCGCCGAACGCGCCGGGCTGCGGATCCACGAAGTCCCCGTGGACTGGGTGGACGACCCGGACAGCACCGTGCACATCGTGCGGACGGCGACCGAGGACCTCAAGGGTGTCTTGCGCGTGGGGCGCGCGCTGGCCACCGGAGCGCTGCCGCTGGACCGGCTCGCGCGCCCCTTCGGCGACGATCCGCGCGACCGTGAACTGGCCGGCGTACCGCGCGGACTGGCCCGCCAGGTCATGGGCTTCTGCGTGGTCGGCGCCCTGAGCACCCTCCTCTACCTCGGCCTCTACTCGCTCTTCCGGCTCGGCGTCGGGCCGCAGCCGGCCAACGCCGCGGCCCTGCTGCTGTCGGCCGTCGGTAACACGGCGGCGAACCGCCGGCTGACCTTCGGCGTACGGGGCCGCGAGCGCGCCGTACGCCACCAGGCCCAGGGGCTCGTCGTCTTCGGCATCGGACTGGCCCTGACCAGCGGCTCGCTGGCCGCGCTGGACGCCGCGGCCGGCGACCCCGCGCACGGCACCGAGATGGCCGTCCTGGTCGCCGCCAACCTCGCGGCGACGCTGCTGCGGTTCCTGCTCTTCCGGGCGTGGGTCTTCACGGACCGGGAGCGGGAGCAGGGGCGGGAGCGGCAGCGGGAGCGGAAAGGCGGGGACGGTCGGGACGGCGGGGACGGCCGGGAGGCCGTACAGGTCCGCCACACCGCCGTCCCGGACCGCCCCGCTGCCGTACGGGAACACCCCGCTCCCGTACCGGGCCGCCTCACCCCCGTACGGAACCACCCCACCCCCGCACCGGACGTCCAGCACCCCACCGCCGCACCGCACCACCCCGGCAGGAGCCCCCGATGA
- a CDS encoding MFS transporter, translated as MSSVASGAAPPLSPARNPTRWLILAVICLAQLTVLLDNTVLNVAVPSLTEEMGATTADVQWMLNAYSLVQSGLLLTAGNAADRYGRKKMLALGLVLFGVASLAAALAQSPGQLIAARAGMGVGGALLMTTTLAVVMQIFDDAERPKAIGIWSSVNSLGFAAGPLIGGTLLAHYWWGSLFLINIPVALIGFVAVLRLVPESKSSNGDRPDLVGALLSMIGMVGVVFAIISGPGSGWLSGRVLTSAAVGVVGLAVFALWELRIPNPMLDMHFFRNSRFIGAVSGGILVAFGLGGSMFLLTQHLQLVLGYGPLEAGLRMAPLALMVVALNFTGLGVKLLPKLGTPGMIVVGMSLLAGGLTAIATLGSDSYGGMLLGLLLMGVGVAFAMPTMANAIMSSIPVEKAGVGAGVNGTLMEFGQGLGVAVLGAVLNSRFAALLPAVALGAGSLPAALAMARTDADRAAVHDAFASGIGASQLVGAAAVFLGGLLAAFLLRRAERGAPAPGTGAPESAAPAEETVRPEADPAATSEPDPAADPVRPGPTAARPE; from the coding sequence ATGTCCTCCGTGGCCTCCGGCGCCGCCCCACCCTTGAGTCCGGCCCGCAATCCCACCCGCTGGCTCATCCTCGCCGTCATCTGCCTCGCGCAGTTGACCGTCCTGCTCGACAACACGGTCCTGAACGTCGCGGTCCCCTCGCTCACCGAGGAGATGGGCGCGACCACCGCCGACGTCCAGTGGATGCTCAACGCGTATTCGCTGGTCCAGTCCGGCCTGCTGCTCACCGCCGGCAACGCCGCCGACCGGTACGGCCGCAAGAAGATGCTCGCCCTCGGCCTGGTGCTGTTCGGCGTCGCCTCGCTGGCCGCCGCCCTCGCCCAGTCGCCCGGCCAACTGATCGCGGCCCGCGCCGGGATGGGTGTCGGCGGCGCGCTGCTGATGACGACGACGCTCGCCGTCGTCATGCAGATATTCGACGACGCCGAGCGCCCGAAGGCCATCGGCATCTGGAGCTCGGTGAACTCGCTCGGGTTCGCCGCCGGGCCGCTGATCGGCGGCACGCTGCTGGCCCACTACTGGTGGGGCTCGCTGTTCCTGATCAACATCCCGGTCGCGCTCATCGGCTTCGTCGCCGTACTGCGGCTCGTCCCCGAGTCGAAGAGCTCCAACGGGGACCGGCCCGACCTGGTGGGCGCGCTGCTGTCCATGATCGGCATGGTCGGTGTGGTCTTCGCGATCATCTCCGGGCCCGGGAGCGGCTGGCTCTCCGGGCGGGTGCTGACCTCCGCCGCGGTCGGCGTCGTGGGCCTCGCCGTCTTCGCGCTGTGGGAGCTGCGCATACCGAACCCGATGCTGGACATGCACTTCTTCCGCAACAGCCGGTTCATCGGCGCGGTGTCCGGCGGCATCCTGGTGGCGTTCGGCCTGGGCGGGTCGATGTTCCTGCTCACCCAGCACCTGCAACTCGTCCTCGGATACGGGCCGTTGGAGGCCGGACTGCGGATGGCGCCGCTGGCCCTGATGGTCGTCGCGCTGAACTTCACCGGGCTGGGCGTCAAGCTGCTGCCCAAGCTGGGCACCCCCGGCATGATCGTGGTCGGGATGAGCCTGCTGGCCGGCGGTCTGACCGCCATCGCGACCCTCGGCAGCGACAGTTACGGCGGCATGCTGCTCGGCCTGCTGCTGATGGGCGTCGGTGTGGCGTTCGCGATGCCCACCATGGCCAACGCCATCATGTCGTCGATCCCGGTCGAGAAGGCCGGCGTGGGCGCGGGCGTGAACGGCACGCTGATGGAGTTCGGCCAGGGCCTGGGCGTCGCCGTCCTCGGCGCGGTCCTCAACTCCCGCTTCGCCGCGCTGCTGCCCGCGGTCGCGCTGGGCGCCGGTTCGCTGCCGGCCGCGCTGGCGATGGCCCGTACGGACGCGGACCGGGCGGCCGTCCACGACGCGTTCGCCTCCGGCATCGGCGCCAGTCAACTGGTGGGCGCGGCCGCCGTCTTCCTCGGCGGACTGCTCGCGGCGTTCCTGCTGCGGCGCGCGGAGCGAGGGGCCCCCGCTCCCGGCACCGGCGCACCCGAGTCCGCCGCCCCGGCAGAGGAAACGGTACGGCCGGAAGCCGATCCGGCGGCCACCTCGGAACCCGACCCGGCGGCCGACCCCGTACGCCCGGGCCCGACCGCCGCCCGGCCGGAATAG